agatggtgtagggtttcctgcctgggcagggggttggactagaaggcctccaaggtcccttccaactctgttgttatgttatgttatgttaagagttGACCACAAGAAACATTTTATCAGATTTTGTATTACGTCATAAAACGCTTTATGATAATTTtatatcataaaatgttttataaagttTGCCAAATTTCAACTCCATGGGAGTCctgggtcctggattttggacacattctataaGTTGGTCCACCTGAGGTATTTTGTTTCAAAATGCTTTGCCCTAtcacccagttaaaggttacagacaGGAGAGTTTTTGAAGTATAGAGGTGAAAGTATGGCcaagaaaaatatttgcaatcAAGTCTTAAATCCTTAGTATATCTTATTGAGGCAAAAAGTAAAACACTAAGGCTTTGTCAATTCAACTAAGTCCCAATTCAGTAAAGGTCTTAGGAGAATGGTGAGTAGACCCACAATTAATTTCAATTCCACACTACTTCAGTCAAAAATTTTAAAAGTGAGAAAAACGCTAGAAAGAAACAGTTTTCTTTATAAGGACCAATATTGAGTCACCTTATTTGTATTGTCATATTTCTCACAAATTAAATTGAGAGTCAAATctatatgaaatataaaattattcaatttcTACTAAATATGGCTCTCTAACTTCCACATGGTTTATTCCTATATAACTGATCAGGTTATAGCTTAAGATTGTGAGTAGGTTCATACTGGAGGACATAGGTTTTTTTTAGGTGGTTTCTCCTATCCCTAAATTCAGCAGTGCTAGATTCCTCAGAGTAGAACATTTGCCCTCCTGCTAGTCTCCTGGAACTGATCAATTACTTACATAATTAGATAAAGTGACagatttgaaaaatatttaatcaGTTAAATTATTTGTCACATTTAGTTTGTTATTGATATCAAGGTGAAAAGCACTTCACTTAGAACGTAAATAGTTTTGTCCCTGGAAAATAATGAATTAGTGGGGTTCTCCCAAATTTTTCTGGTTTTCCTATTACTATAGTACCTCTTACCTAAATTTAATTTACAAAGAAAAGTTGTTATGTGCCAAATTGAAATGTTGTATTTCTGTCTTTCCCCTGAAGGTGGCAATGAGAGCCTTAGGTTTTGATGTGAAAAAGGCAGATGTATTAAAGATACTTAAAGATTATGATCGGGAAGGAAGTGGGAAAATCTCCTTTGATGACTTTAATGAAGTTGGTAGGTGTTGGAATTTAAACAAATTACTGATAAGAAAGCAATAATTGGTAATCAAAGtttaatttatatgtattttaatagaTATGGAAACATTAAGCTATTGACAAAGAGTTTTGTAATATTAGGAGAGAGGCAGGAGAAAACAAACCATCAGGATTTCAAAATGCAAGCTGTATTTTCTAGTATTTTACTTATGCGAAAAATTTAACTTTTGTAATGTAATCATgccttataatattttatatttgttcttAATGTAACTTCTCACCATGTCTGTATAGCTTGTAATAAGAACCATAGATTTATTTTACTGCTTTTACTAGAGACTAAACCAATGTGCATGCAAGTACAGATTGATTTTGGTTGATAGTAAAAATGCATCTTTTAAATTAAGTATAAAGTTGATGtatgaagcaaaaataaaattatttctgtgGAGAATACAATTCCAgcagtaaaaaatgttttttgtaaaagatgtaatgttttattttttccattttagtgACAGACTGGATACTTGAAAGAGATCCACATGAGGAGATACTCAAGGCATTTAAAttgtttgatgatgatgattcaggTAAAATAAGCTTAAGAAATCTGCGTCGTGTAGCTAGAGAACTTGGGGAAAACATGTCTGATGAAGAACTTCGGGCAATGATTGAAGAATTTGATAAGGATGGTGATGGAGAAAGTAAGTTCTGAATATAATTCTAATTTtggatcaaagaaaaaaaatgtgcactCTGTTTTCTGTCTTTGAAATATTTTCATGATGAGACCTATGGAAATAACATCCAAAAATACAAATCCTACAAGCTTACAGTGTATTTGGAAAAACAATCTACAGCAGAAGTTTTTCctattcaaaatgaaaatttccTTGGCATATGTTGATGGCAATGGCATGtccattgtttttcttcttttgtgtagAATGAATAAATATAATGGAATTAACTTCTGCTGCAGTATAAATAACTGAAAAATAACCTTGAAATTTACTTATCAATTTAAAAGTGATGGTGTTAGCATAACATGCATAAATGCCAACAAAAATATGTCTAAGCCTAAAACCTAAAGCAGCtgcatgtacaggtaatcctagacttacagccacaatttctgttgctaagtgagacagttactaAGTAAGttatcccattttacgacctttcttgccccagttaagtgaatcgctgcagttgttaagttagcaacacagttgttaaatgaatctggtttctccattgactttgcttgtgagacgtTTGCaaacatgactccgggacattacactatcataaatatgagccagtagccaagcatctgaattttaatcatgtgaccatgaggatgctgtatggttgtaagtgtgaagaacTGTCATAAGTCATATGTTTCTGttgcattgtaattttgaacagttactaaataaacagttataagtggaggactatctttaGTGGTAATTACTTATGGTTGTAATTAAATATAGCataacaatttttattaaaaaattgaaatcgATTACTTGTCTCTGAGTAATTTGGAGTGCTTAGAATggttatgttattttaatttcttaataATAATTGAAGATTTCCAGTtgaaattaaattatttcttttcagaaaaaatatcaatataagatgTCTTAACTGA
This genomic window from Ahaetulla prasina isolate Xishuangbanna chromosome 2, ASM2864084v1, whole genome shotgun sequence contains:
- the CETN3 gene encoding centrin-3, translated to MNLVTRAEFSVEKTKRKKRRDLTEEQKQEIKDAFELFDTDKDNAIDYHELKVAMRALGFDVKKADVLKILKDYDREGSGKISFDDFNEVVTDWILERDPHEEILKAFKLFDDDDSGKISLRNLRRVARELGENMSDEELRAMIEEFDKDGDGEINQEEFIAIMTGDV